A genomic region of Bacillota bacterium contains the following coding sequences:
- the mazG gene encoding nucleoside triphosphate pyrophosphohydrolase — translation MATRCRDNQAKTANDATGRYSLAPLVEVMRRLRGEGGCPWDRKQTHESLRTYVVEEAYEVVQAIDDHDDAELCEELGDLLLQVAFHSQIASEAGKFDVGDVIEGIVSKLIRRHPHVFGDVEAKDSETVLRNWERIKQKERSDEAGEPASVLDNVAGAMPALMRALKVQAKASRVGFDWPDVSGALAKVREEMHELEEAREAGDQARIAEEVGDVLFAFVNVARFLKVDPEIALGRTVDKFITRFKHIEARAGESNRRMEDMTLDEMDSLWEEAKSVSRSGEERHSARKP, via the coding sequence ATGGCGACGAGGTGCAGGGACAACCAGGCGAAAACCGCGAACGATGCGACGGGCCGCTATTCGCTGGCCCCGCTCGTTGAAGTGATGCGAAGGCTCCGGGGTGAAGGCGGATGTCCCTGGGACCGCAAGCAAACTCACGAATCTCTCAGAACTTACGTAGTCGAGGAAGCCTACGAAGTGGTCCAGGCCATAGACGACCACGACGATGCGGAGCTGTGCGAGGAGCTAGGCGACCTGCTTCTCCAGGTAGCGTTCCACTCCCAGATCGCGAGCGAGGCCGGCAAGTTTGATGTGGGCGACGTCATCGAGGGAATCGTCAGCAAGCTCATCCGGCGTCACCCCCACGTGTTCGGCGATGTCGAGGCGAAGGACAGCGAGACTGTGCTGCGCAATTGGGAGCGGATAAAGCAAAAAGAGAGATCGGACGAAGCCGGCGAACCGGCGTCGGTCCTAGACAACGTCGCGGGTGCAATGCCCGCTCTCATGAGGGCGTTGAAGGTCCAGGCGAAAGCGTCGAGGGTGGGCTTTGACTGGCCGGATGTCTCCGGGGCGCTCGCAAAGGTCCGAGAAGAAATGCACGAGCTGGAGGAGGCACGAGAGGCGGGAGACCAAGCGCGGATCGCCGAGGAGGTCGGCGATGTGCTTTTCGCCTTCGTGAACGTGGCCAGGTTCCTCAAGGTGGACCCGGAGATCGCTCTCGGGCGCACGGTGGACAAATTCATCACGCGGTTCAAGCACATCGAGGCGCGCGCAGGTGAGAGCAACCGCCGCATGGAGGACATGACCCTCGACGAGATGGACTCCTTGTGGGAGGAGGCCAAGAGCGTGTCGAGGAGCGGGGAGGAACGGCACAGCGCACGGAAGCCGTAG
- the yabP gene encoding sporulation protein YabP — protein sequence MIDEKRRTAVSSQHRVTVTERETIAVDGVNNVESFDDQEVVLETTAGMLMLHGRDFHIKQLNLDEGNLTIEGYLAGMEYAEEVGKKARSFLGRLLK from the coding sequence ATGATTGACGAGAAGAGGCGGACAGCCGTGTCGTCGCAGCACAGGGTGACGGTTACTGAACGCGAGACGATAGCGGTTGACGGCGTCAACAACGTGGAGAGCTTCGATGACCAGGAAGTAGTCCTTGAGACGACAGCGGGGATGTTGATGTTGCACGGGAGGGATTTCCACATCAAGCAACTCAACCTCGATGAGGGAAACCTGACCATCGAAGGGTATCTTGCAGGCATGGAGTATGCCGAGGAAGTCGGCAAGAAGGCCAGGAGCTTCTTGGGGCGGCTGCTGAAGTGA
- a CDS encoding septum formation initiator family protein, protein MLVGLFMFGIAFLYLRGYLELVRVNYQISVVQKEIQVWEAKCEELRKQIEYLSSDEYVEKVAREELGLVKPGEVPFIVAQPRNPDSPPAVMKRQGVDPASIRD, encoded by the coding sequence GTGCTAGTCGGTCTATTCATGTTCGGGATCGCGTTCCTGTACCTCAGAGGCTATCTCGAGCTCGTGCGGGTGAACTACCAGATCTCCGTGGTGCAGAAGGAGATCCAAGTCTGGGAAGCCAAGTGCGAGGAACTGCGAAAGCAGATCGAATACCTCTCCAGCGACGAATATGTTGAGAAGGTGGCCCGTGAGGAGCTGGGCCTCGTAAAGCCGGGCGAGGTGCCGTTCATTGTCGCTCAGCCGCGCAACCCTGATTCGCCCCCCGCCGTCATGAAAAGGCAGGGGGTCGACCCTGCGAGCATTCGTGACTAG
- a CDS encoding S1 RNA-binding domain-containing protein, whose protein sequence is MPSLEVGSIVEGRVTGITHFGAFVELAGGQTGLVHISEVADTYVRDIKDYLKENDVVKVKILAVENGRIGLSIKQADPNYQPGRGRRMNAAARQSFEEKLSKFLKDSDERLSDLKKSQESKRGGRGTRYSRVGGA, encoded by the coding sequence ATGCCGTCGCTCGAGGTAGGCAGCATCGTCGAGGGCCGCGTGACGGGAATCACGCACTTCGGAGCCTTCGTCGAACTGGCCGGGGGTCAGACCGGACTGGTTCACATTTCTGAAGTTGCTGACACGTATGTACGAGACATAAAGGACTACTTGAAAGAAAACGACGTCGTGAAAGTGAAGATTCTGGCCGTGGAAAACGGCAGGATCGGGTTGTCGATCAAGCAGGCTGATCCGAATTACCAGCCCGGTCGCGGCAGAAGGATGAACGCGGCCGCAAGGCAGTCCTTTGAGGAGAAGCTATCAAAGTTCTTGAAAGACAGCGACGAGCGGCTGTCAGACCTCAAGAAAAGCCAGGAATCGAAGCGGGGTGGGCGCGGCACTCGCTACTCCAGAGTAGGAGGGGCGTAG
- a CDS encoding DUF501 domain-containing protein has protein sequence MERQIGRKPRGFLRVATRCPFGLPETIVTRPVLREDGGTSPERRVKPFPTVFWLTCPGAVRAVSELEALGYVRELQRRLAGDASAFEAYREATRSYANYRLSLLPADEAARLAAEHPGQYEVVARSGIGGVLGKPDAAGIKCLHAHYADYLARGTNPIGKWVRELLVEKARGELGPPERRQAPRPRRAPRGEE, from the coding sequence GTGGAAAGACAAATAGGCAGGAAGCCACGGGGGTTCCTCCGGGTAGCGACACGGTGCCCGTTTGGCCTCCCGGAGACCATCGTGACGAGGCCGGTCCTCCGCGAGGACGGTGGCACGTCTCCAGAAAGGCGCGTGAAGCCGTTTCCCACCGTGTTCTGGCTCACCTGTCCTGGTGCAGTGCGAGCGGTATCCGAGCTCGAAGCCCTGGGATACGTGAGGGAGCTGCAGCGAAGGCTTGCGGGCGACGCGTCCGCCTTCGAGGCCTACCGTGAGGCGACAAGGTCGTACGCGAACTACCGCCTGTCCCTCCTCCCGGCCGACGAGGCAGCGCGTCTCGCCGCGGAGCATCCGGGCCAGTATGAGGTAGTGGCGCGCTCCGGAATCGGCGGCGTGCTTGGGAAGCCTGATGCTGCGGGGATCAAGTGTCTCCACGCCCACTATGCCGATTACTTAGCACGCGGAACGAACCCTATCGGGAAGTGGGTTCGTGAGCTGCTCGTAGAGAAGGCGCGCGGTGAGCTTGGCCCTCCAGAGCGAAGGCAAGCGCCGCGGCCACGGCGAGCACCCCGGGGAGAAGAGTGA
- a CDS encoding MFS transporter translates to MRKRLELAAVTSGHLVNDLYAAFLTPLLPMLVAKFDMSLAVAGLLSAVYAITSSVVQPLVGHLADTTKSRAFIVLGPTVTATAMCMIGLAGSQGLLVALLVIGGIGSGMFHPQGAAMAGSIDQTRKGFVLSVFTTAGEVGYALGPLVVLSVVSTLGLRYTYVTVIPGILVSLFIYRFAPRRRTASRPGLGEARRSHPAPANDASAADGALTSSGQSGKVPVGALVMLWIIAALRLAVSMSYTTFLPIYLKEIGLPLMVYGSVASVFVAAGIVGIMVAGPAADRMGPFKLMIAGLLAPIPLLLGFMRANGLASYALLAAAGFTIYLPMPIITMTAQNLAPARAGTVSAFMMGVAWGAGSLGAAGIGVVADALGIRTALTLLPGVLAVAAALAFALEGQAHRAPSLRAAHEPTSR, encoded by the coding sequence ATGCGTAAACGTCTCGAGCTTGCCGCAGTAACATCCGGACACCTGGTGAATGACCTGTACGCAGCCTTCCTCACGCCGCTGTTGCCGATGCTCGTGGCGAAGTTCGACATGTCTCTAGCGGTGGCAGGGCTTCTCTCCGCAGTATACGCCATCACCTCGTCGGTCGTTCAGCCTCTCGTGGGACACCTCGCCGACACTACCAAAAGCAGGGCCTTCATCGTCCTCGGCCCGACGGTGACCGCCACAGCCATGTGCATGATCGGTCTTGCTGGCAGCCAGGGTCTGCTCGTGGCCCTGCTCGTTATCGGCGGGATCGGCTCGGGCATGTTCCACCCCCAGGGCGCCGCAATGGCTGGCTCAATAGACCAGACCCGTAAAGGATTCGTTCTGTCGGTGTTTACGACAGCGGGAGAGGTCGGGTATGCCCTCGGACCTCTCGTGGTGCTCTCAGTCGTGAGCACGCTCGGCCTGCGGTACACTTACGTCACGGTCATCCCAGGCATCCTTGTCTCTCTCTTCATATACCGTTTCGCACCACGTCGTCGCACGGCCAGCCGCCCCGGTCTTGGCGAGGCAAGACGCTCCCACCCGGCGCCGGCAAACGATGCCTCCGCCGCCGATGGAGCCCTGACCAGCAGCGGGCAGAGTGGGAAGGTGCCCGTTGGGGCGCTCGTGATGCTCTGGATCATCGCGGCCCTGCGCCTGGCCGTCTCCATGAGCTACACCACGTTCCTGCCCATCTATCTGAAAGAGATTGGCCTGCCGCTCATGGTGTACGGGTCCGTGGCGTCGGTATTCGTGGCCGCCGGCATCGTCGGCATCATGGTGGCGGGGCCAGCGGCCGACAGAATGGGGCCATTCAAGTTGATGATCGCAGGCCTGCTGGCGCCCATCCCGCTCCTGCTCGGGTTCATGCGCGCGAACGGCCTCGCCTCGTACGCGCTGCTCGCTGCGGCCGGGTTCACCATATATCTCCCCATGCCCATCATCACGATGACCGCCCAGAATCTCGCGCCGGCAAGAGCGGGCACGGTTTCGGCGTTCATGATGGGCGTCGCGTGGGGGGCGGGGTCGCTCGGTGCAGCAGGCATAGGGGTCGTCGCGGATGCCCTCGGCATTCGGACGGCGCTCACTCTTCTCCCCGGGGTGCTCGCCGTGGCCGCGGCGCTTGCCTTCGCTCTGGAGGGCCAAGCTCACCGCGCGCCTTCTCTACGAGCAGCTCACGAACCCACTTCCCGATAG